Proteins from one Embleya scabrispora genomic window:
- a CDS encoding DUF1772 domain-containing protein yields MTRPSTHSSTPSTRTAAIVLGATLVTTGLVAGVYFCFAVAIMPGLAHVDDRTFIDFLQQVNRSIENPVFFSCFFGAPVLGVVSIVRTRKLGTPEAARWIIAGVALAFVGMLITMGGNIPLNNKIDDAGDPAKIADPAKLREDVENTWIAWNIARTLFTTAALATLTRATHLFARTTRTT; encoded by the coding sequence CCATCCACGCACTCGTCCACACCATCGACCCGCACCGCCGCCATCGTGCTGGGCGCGACCCTGGTCACCACCGGCCTCGTCGCCGGCGTCTACTTCTGCTTCGCGGTCGCGATCATGCCGGGCCTGGCCCACGTCGACGACCGCACCTTCATCGACTTCCTCCAGCAGGTCAACAGGAGCATCGAGAACCCGGTCTTCTTCTCCTGCTTCTTCGGCGCCCCGGTCCTGGGCGTCGTCTCCATCGTGCGGACCCGAAAGCTCGGCACCCCCGAGGCCGCCCGCTGGATCATCGCCGGCGTCGCCCTGGCCTTCGTCGGCATGCTGATCACCATGGGCGGCAACATCCCGCTCAACAACAAGATCGACGACGCCGGCGACCCCGCGAAGATCGCCGACCCGGCCAAGCTCCGCGAAGACGTCGAAAACACCTGGATAGCCTGGAACATAGCCCGCACCTTGTTCACCACCGCCGCCCTGGCCACCCTCACCAGAGCCACCCACCTCTTCGCCCGCACCACCCGCACCACCTGA